Proteins co-encoded in one Bemisia tabaci chromosome 9, PGI_BMITA_v3 genomic window:
- the LOC140223741 gene encoding uncharacterized protein has protein sequence MKRLHPTCELLIRIRVPDLRAVSDPHDAKFGALPDEIAPLLRTARALGLNIVGVSFHIGSGAVDFGAFEEAIAAAKSAFEIATQVGLPEMRILDIGAGFNSGSRFIGAALAVKRALKKYFPDREALRILAEPGRYFARSPFTLVTCIIGKRVRGDVREYWIDDGIFGSMCCLKSDQGHDELKLTPLVLRGSARLGTVTYRSTIFGPTCHPLDVVSRDYKLPDLEVNDWLVFHDMGAYTSAAGTDFNGFKTSAIPTYVAQSSRSG, from the coding sequence ATGAAAAGACTTCACCCCACGTGTGAGCTCTTGATCCGGATAAGGGTACCCGATTTAAGGGCTGTCAGCGACCCGCACGATGCTAAGTTCGGCGCACTTCCCGACGAAATAGCTCCTCTCCTGAGAACAGCTCGAGCTCTGGGACTCAACATCGTCGGCGTTTCGTTCCACATCGGGAGCGGAGCTGTCGATTTCGGGGCATTCGAAGAGGCCATCGCGGCAGCGAAATCCGCATTCGAAATCGCGACCCAAGTTGGTCTTCCTGAAATGCGGATCTTGGATATTGGGGCTGGGTTCAACTCCGGTTCGAGGTTCATCGGGGCTGCGTTGGCTGTGAAAAGAGCTTTGAAAAAGTACTTCCCCGACCGTGAAGCTTTGAGAATCTTGGCGGAGCCTGGCCGTTACTTCGCCAGATCGCCTTTCACGCTGGTGACTTGCATCATTGGGAAGAGAGTTCGAGGCGACGTGAGGGAGTATTGGATCGACGACGGGATTTTCGGATCCATGTGCTGTTTGAAGAGTGACCAAGGTCATGACGAACTGAAGTTGACTCCTCTGGTTCTTCGTGGCTCAGCGAGGCTGGGGACGGTGACATACAGAAGTACGATTTTCGGACCGACTTGTCATCCTCTCGACGTTGTTTCGAGAGACTACAAACTGCCGGATTTGGAAGTGAACGACTGGTTGGTGTTTCACGACATGGGAGCCTATACTTCTGCGGCGGGCACTGATTTCAATGGATTCAAAACTTCAGCCATTCCAACGTACGTTGCGCAATCTAGTCGGAGTGGATAA